From Ktedonobacteraceae bacterium:
CTGCCGGGCAGGCTCGTCGGGCAGACGGTCGAAGAGGGCGGCGAGAAGCAGACCGGCTACGTACTGACGCTGCAAACCCGCGAGCAGCACATCCGCCGCGAGCGTGCCACCTCCAATATCTGCACCAACCAATCGCTGCTGGCCGTGGGCGCGACGATTTACCTGGCGGCGCTCGGCAAGCAGGGCTTCCGCGAACTCGGCGAGCTCTGCCTGCAAAAAGCCCATTACGCATTCCGCCAGATCGCGGCCATTCCGGGCTTCAGCGCGAAATTCAGCAGTCCGTTCTTCGATGAATTCGTCATCACAGCCCCCGTTTCCGCACAGCGGCTCTCGCGGCATTTAGAGCAGGCAGACATTATCGGCGGCTATCCGCTGGGCGAGCATTACGCCGGTATGGAGAACGACATGCTGTTCTGCGTCACGGAGACGCGCGCGAAAGAAGACATTGATCGATTGGTAGAAGTTTTAAGGGAGGTGCAGGCATGAGCGTCGAGAAATTGATTTTTGAGAAGGGCGCGCCTGGTCGCAGGGCCGCCACCATGACAACCATGGATGTGCCGGCGGAATCGCTGGAGAGCATGATACCCGCAGGCATGATCCGCGAAGAGCCTGCGCCACTGCCGGAGGTCAGCGAAATAGAGATCGTGCGCCATTACACGCACCTGTCGCAGCGCAACTTCGGCGTCGATACCGGCTTCTACCCGCTCGGCTCCTGCACTATGAAATACAATCCCAAGATCAACGAGGACATGGCCGCGCTGCCCGGTTTCGCCCACATCCATCCCTTGCAGCCGGACAGCACCGTGCAGGGCGCGATCCAGCTCGTCTACGAGCTTGAGCAATATCTTGCCGAGATTTCAGGCATGACCCGCGTCACCTTGCAGCCCTCCGCGGGCGCGCATGGAGAGCTGACCGGCCTGATGCTGATCAAGGCCTTTCACGAAAGCAACGGGCAGGGACATCGCAACCTGGTGCTGATTCCCGATAACGCGCACGGCACCAACCCCGCCAGCGCCACGCTTGCCGATTATAAAGCCGTCGAGGTCAAGACCGACCCCAGGACGGGCGGCATCGAGATGGAGCACCTGAAAGCCTTGCTGGACGCGAATGCTGCCAATATCGCCGCCATCATGATGACCAACCCCAATACATTGGGACTCTTCGACAGCAAGATCGTCGAGATCGCGACGCTGGTACACGAGGTAGGCGGGCAGCTCTACTATGACGGCGCTAACGCCAACGCCGTGCTCGGCATTACCCGCCCCGGCGATATGGGCTTCGACGTGGTGCATTTCAACCTGCACAAAACGTGCAGCACCCCGCATGGCGGCGGCGGCCCGGGAGCCGGTCCCATCGGCGTCAAAGAGCATCTCGTACCGTTCCTGCCGGGGCCGCTGCCGGCAAAAGGCGAAAACGGCTACTACTGGGAAGATGCCGGGCCGCAGTCCATCGGCAAGGTGCGCGCTAACAAGGGCAACTTCGGCGTGCTGGTGCGAGCGTATACCTACATTCGCACCTATGGCCCGGATGGATTGCTGCATGTCTCGCAGAGCGCCATCCTCAATGCCAACTACCTGAAGCAGCAACTGGCAGCCGACTATGAGATTGCTTTCCCACAGATATGCCAGCACGAATTCGTCGCCACTGCCCGGCGGCAGAAAGAGGAATCGGGCGTTACCGCGCTCGATGTTGCCAAGCGCATCCTCGACTTTGGCATGTACGCGCCAACCGTCTACTTCCCGCTCATCGTTCACGAGGCGCTGATGATCGAACCAACCGAAACGGAGACGCGGGAGACGCTGGACTACTTCGTGAGCGTCATGCACCAAATCGCGGAGGAGGCGCGCACCAACCCCGAAATCGTTAAAACCGCTCCCCATACCACCCCGGTTGGCAGGCTCGACCAGGCCCTCGCGGCCCGCAAGCCAAACCTCCGCTGGACGCCGGGGCAGGAGGTAACGCACTAAGGCAGGAGATCGCCAGGCACAACGAGAGCGCAGCCCGGGCTGCGCTCTCGTTGTGCCTGGCGATCTCCTGCCTTCTCAATATTAGTTCTTCCAAAACTCACCTACCAAAAAACAGATCATTGCGCGTCCAAAAACCTGAAAGATAACAATGAAAAATGTATCGTAGCGCTTCTTATTATATTGAAAATTGTAGGGTTAACCTGTTACACTGTCTTAGCGATTAGACACAGATTGAGAAACAGAGAAAAAATTCTTTCAAGTAGAAGGAGATTGGCAGATGCCTTACCAGATTAAACATTACGGTTGGATACCGGACCTACCCGACAGGCGTGACTTACTCTACGCCGCGCCTTTTGAGGTGGGGCAGCCCCTTCCCCCAGGCGTCGACCTGCGTCCGTATTGCCCCCCGATTTATGACCAGGGCCAGCTGGGAAGTTGTACAGCCAACGCCATCGCCGCTGCCCTCGAATTTGACCAGATCAAAGAAAACGAGAATCCGATTTTCGTTCCATCGCGCCTCTTCATTTATTACAATGAGCGTGTGATCGAAGGAACCGTCAACTCGGACAGCGGCGCGCAGATTCGCGATGGCATGAAAAGCGTAGGAAATCTAGGGGCCTGTTCCGAAGACTGCTGGCCCTACGATATCACCAGATTCGAGGAGAAGCCGCCCGATACCTGCTACCAGCAGGCTCTCCAGCATCGTGCCATTGTTTACAAGCGAGTTGTGCAGGATATTGACCAGATGAAAGGCTGCCTGGCCTCGGGCCTTCCGTTCGTCTTTGGTTTCACCGTCTACCAGAGTTTCGAAAGCCCGGCGGTAGCCCAGACCGGTCACGCGCCCATGCCTGGGCCTGATGAGACGGTACTTGGCGGGCACGCGGTCATGGCGGTTGGTTATGACGACGCCAATAGCTGGTTCATTGTGCGCAATTCCTGGGGAACAAGCTGGGGCATGGCCGGCTACTTCACGCTCCCTTATGACTACGTGACGAATAGCAATCTGGCCAGCGACTTCTGGGTAGTCAACCTCGTACAGTAAAAAACATGGGTAGGGTTCAGTAGGAGCGGGTGCAGGCAAGCGCGTGCTGCCATTTTCAAAAACCCTACCCGTGCAAGCTCTTGTGGTCTCCCTCTACGGGGTAAAGCACTCCTGGGCGCCCACTCATTCCTTAACTCTGATCTCCAGCGTAAATCGCCGCGCCGCATTTTCCGCGGGTTCCCATGATCGCCGGTACGCAAGTTCAATCTGCCCGTAACCAGCCTGCACCGCCTCGAAGCGCCAGTAATGCATACCCTCCTGCCCATGTATACCAGGATCAGGCGGCTCATATACATCTTCTAGCGCTTCGCAGGCCGGCTCACCGCTGGAAACCAATTTCCAACGAAAACCGCTGGTAGGATTTTCAGGCAGGCGAACTTCAAATTTCTGGCCGGTTTGCAGGTCTAATTCCTGCCCGTTTGAGCTTTCATTGCATTGTTGCATGTAGATGGCTCCTCCGGCTTTATTATACCAGCTAAAGTACGTTCCTGCTCAACCTGTCTCACCCATCAACTTCCTCCCTGGCCGCTAAACAGCGCGATGAAGAAGAGAAGAGAACCGGCAATCAGCACCAGCGCGGTCAGACCCAGGAAGAAGTTGGTGAGCCAGCCAACCCTGTGCATACCCATAATCTTGCGCGTATTGGCGATGATCATGAGGTAGATGACCAGGATTGGCGCGAGGACGGCTACAAGGATATTGGCGTAGAAGATGAGCTTGATGGGGTCGATACGCAGCAGCGCCAGCACCAGGCTGGCCAGCAGTGAAAAACTCAGCACCAGGTAAAAGCCTTCGGCCTGCCAGGGCTGGTCGGTCAGTCCGGCGGGCCAGCCAAAGGTATCGGCCACGGCATCGGCGGTGCTGGCAGCTATGACCGGAATAGCGATCAGGCCAGAGCCGATTAGTCCAATGGCAAAGAGATACCTGGCGAAAGGACCGACCAGCGGACCCAGGGCGTTGGCTGCATCCGCCGCTGTCTGAATGGACTGGCGGTGAACGAAAAGGGTTGAGGCGGTGGTGATAATGACGAAATACGAGACCAGGTTGCCGCCGATAGTGCCGCTGGCAACGTCAGTCGTCGCGCTACGCAATTGTTGTGTAATCGTCCCTGTGCGTTTCTCCTCTGCCTCTGAACTCGTCTGCCAGTACATGCTATAGGGAGAAATCGTCGCGCCCAGCAGGGCCAGCGCTGCGCTGATACCGTTGAAGTCAAAACTCAAATGCGGCACAAACGAGTTGATGAGCGCCGCTCTCCAGTCGGCTCCCGAAATGAAAGCCGTAATGATGTACGTCATAAAGGCCGCACTCATAACGATAAAGATTTTCTTGATCATATTGAAATTGCTAAAGACCGTAATGTACCACAGGATCACGGCTACCGGAATCACAAACCAGGCCCAGTTGACACCGGTAATCAGTTGCAGGCCGCTGCCGATAGCCACCAGGTTTCCGGCGATCAGCGCGACATTGGCGATAATGAGGACAACCGCTGCAAAGATAGCCGCCCAATGGCTATAATGCGTCCGCAGGACATCGTCCAGCCCCATTTTTGTCACGCGGCCAATTTTAGCGCAGGTATATTCGACCGCCTGGTACATAGGGGTGGTCAGCACCATGAGCCAGAGATGGCCAAAGCCAGTTGTCGCTCCATCGATGGCGTAAGTGGTGATGGCGGTAGCATCGTTGCCCGACATACCCATCAGAAAACCAGGGCCGATTGCGCGCAGCATCTGCAAAAAGCGCGGGCGAACCGTAATCTTTTCCGGCTCTTCCACTGCTCCGGTTCCGGTTTCAGCAGGTTGGGATGGCTCCGGTTCATTAGCAGGAATATCCAGGCCCTGCTCCGCGAGTACCTCTTCAGCCTGTGGAGTCATTTCAATCACGACTTCCCCCGGCTCTCTCCCCTGCTCCAATTTCTCTTCAACCTTCTCAATCTCGATAAGGTCAGCCGGTAACTCGACCTTTTTCTTGAAAATCAGCCCCTTACGAACGAGCAGGCTTTTAATGGGGCCTGTCCTATGGTGGATAACCTTTTCCACACGCGGTTTAGTAAGGTCGCTCTGGCCCAGCAAGTTTTTTGTATCTATCACTTCCATGCCGGGCTTGATTTCGTTTACATCTATTTCTTGCGCTCTTGTCCTGTCTTGATACTCTTCTTCAGGCATGCTAAAAAAACTTTCCAGGATGTTTTGCGATCTGTGGTTTGCGCGGGTAGTTTCATTGCTGTCAAAAGTATCGCATTGAGCCAGAAGAGAATTTCCCCTCCTCTTCAACACAGCCCCTTATGCTGGCTATATATTGGTACAGGCAGCTTTCTGAAATTGCCAGGTGGTTCTATTTGGTGTACGAATGAAAGGTCAGGTGGGAGACAAGATAGGTTTTGGCTTATCGTCTTCTTAAGTATAAACTTAAAACAAGTCCAGGCCTTGCGGCAGAGAAACCTTGTAACTTTAATTACTATATGATATTGTTAAGCCCAGATTAGAAGGTTGAGGAGAAGGAAATTATTAATGGGAAAAAAATATAAGAATCCTCCACTCATTGAAGCTCTGTGCGAGTTTTATTTTGCTCCGGTGGCCGAAGATTTTGATAGCCTGGTAAATCTTTTCTATGAGAAAATACAGGCTAACTTCCCTAAAAAATACCGGTTACAACTTCAGGCCTCCCAGATCAACGTTGATAATGCGGGCACTCCCCAGATTATCGAGCAGCTACTTCCCTTAGTGCGCTTTGAAAGCGCTACCGAACAATCGCTCGTTCAAATAGGTCAAAATCTGTTAACTATCAACCAATTAAGGCCATATACTTCATGGGAAGAGTTCTCTTCATTAATTGAAATGAGTTTTAATGCATATCAAGAAGTTGCAAAGCCGAAGGCCATTCATCGTATTGCCTTACGTTATATTAACCGCATTGAATTCGCCAGCAATCGCATTCGCTTAGAAGATTATTTTGAATTTCGGCCCTTTACAGGGCAAAAAATACTCCAGGATCTTTCCGCATTTACCCTAAATATTCAGTTACCACGTGAAGAGGCAAGAGATATTTTGAGTATCCAATTGGCAAGTATTGATAGTGGGTCTCCAAATAGCGTTGCTATGATGCTCGATCTCACCTACACCTGGACAAAGTTAGAAGATACTAAAGTTGATAGCTTCATTGAATGGTTGGCTACCGCGCATAATCATATTGAAAACGCTTTTGAAGCCTGTATTAGTGACCAACTGAGGAACCTGTTCGAGGAGGTAAAGAAATGCTAGATCACACAACTCTCTCGGCTTCTCAAGGCCCATCGACCCATTCTCTTAATGAAGATAGACCCAGGGATACAGATAAAACACCGAGAGTTGTTTTAGACCTGGCAGCCTCTGTAGGAAACGTGCGCAAATATTCATCACACCTACAAGAAGCTGTACAGGATAGCATGGAGATAGCCTCCAGCATAGAATTGCCACGAATTTCTACAAGCACATACCCATGGCAGGAAAATAAAGCGAAAAAATTCTTTCTATTCACTCTGCAATTGCAGCTAATAGAGCAAAGATATAACCTGCGAGGACGAGATGAAATTGTACGGTTGCTCGAGAAATATACCACGCTTGGCACATTATTGTTAGATATACATAAACAAATTGTACCCTACTTTCCCAATGCTCAGTTTGTTCTGGCAGCTATTACTGATCCCGACATTGATGATTACCTGGAAGGAAACAGTGAGAGTAAAAGCCTGGTTATATCTATTGTGACACATTCGCGACCTCGTGAAGCTCTCGAGAGGCTGAAACAATTTTATAAAGATTGGTGGCTTACAACTCCAGTTCTTCCGAAACTTAAAGAAATTTTCAGCTTTAATTTGGAGTGTGTATGAGTTTTGATTGGTCAGAATACCTGTTAGTAGCACAAGAACTTGTAAGCCAGACAACTGCCTCCTCAAAAGCACAAAGACAAATCAACTTGGTATTAATCAAAGTTATTGAGCGAATATACAACATTTCTTTCAAAAAAGTACGTAAACGTTCTCTTGATGAGGCAAAATTACGGTGCGCAATTAGTCGGGCTTACTATGCTGCTTTTCGCATGGCGCGGAACCACTTACGTGATAAAGATGGCTTGCCTCTTAATGTTCTCTTGCAGGGAAATACACATCAGAATGTCATTAATCACTTCAATAGAAGCAGTGATTTAGATCGTCAAATGATAGCGCAATTTCTGCGCGATCTACGATCGGCGCGAAACAAAGCAGATTATGACGATACTGTCCCCAATTTAGCCGGTCTTACAATGACTGTTTTGCTTCAATCTGAGCAAGTACTCGATTTACTGAAGACTTTATGAATTTGACAAACGAACTCAGGAGCAATCACATGGAATATGCCATCCTTGGAGGAGGCGCGTTGGGCTTAGGGGCAGCGTATCGCTTGACTCAGGCCGGCCATTCGGTCATGGTCTTTGAACAGGAACCCATCGCGGGTGGCCTGGCCGCGGGCTTTCGCGTCGGCGACACCTGGCTGGAGAAATTTTATCATCACCTGTTTCGCACCGATACCACCATCATCAAACTGATCCAGGAACTCGGCCTCGGCGACCGCCTCGAATGGTCTCACCCACGCACCGTCTGCCTCATCGATGGCAAATTCCAACAACTGGATTCGCCAATGACGCTGCTCAAATTTTCCCCTCTCAGAATCGATGAGCGCGTCCGCGTGGCCGCCGTAGCCGCCTTTCTCAAATTGAGTGGCTCAGGTATATTCGAGGGCAAAACGGCGGAGCCATGGCTCGCACGCTGGATGGGCAAACGCCCCTATGAAATGGTCTTTCAGCCCCTCTTTCAGGCCAAGTTCGGCGCCATGCATGACCAGGTTGCGCTCCCCTGGTTCTGGGCGCGTTTCCACGACCGCACAACCTACCTGGGCTACCTGCGCGGCGGCTTCCAGTTGCTTTACGAACGACTCGTAGAGCGTATCGGCGAGGCCGGAGGAAAAGTGTTGCTCGGCACGCGCGTGGAAAAGGCCGCGCCGCGCGACGACGGGCGCTGGGAGATCACAACCGGCAAGGGAAGCTGGACGGTTGATCGCGTCATCTCCACGCTGCCAACGCGCCTGACCTGCCGCCTCATCCCGGCCCTGCCAGATGATTATCGCCAGCGTTATGACTGGGGCCAGGCCTATGGCGCGCAATGCCTCATCCTCGCGCTCACTCACCAGCTGACGGATAGCTACTGGATCAATCCCTGCGATCCCGGCTCTCCTTTCACCAGCCTGGTCGAGCATACGAACTACCGCCCGCCCTCCGAATATGGAGGGCGCCACCTCATCTACCTGGGCAACTACCGCCCCATGGACGACCCACTCTTCAGCATGAGCAAGGAGCAGATCATCGACGAGTTCTTGCCCTACCTCAAACGCCTCAACCCGGCTTGTAGCAACGAATGGGTTTCGGAAAGCTGGCTCTTCCAGGCCCCATTCGCCCAGCCGATTGTGACGACTGATTACCGCGAGCACATCCCCCCGCTGCGCACGCCTTTGCAGGGCCTGTGGGTCGCCAATATGTTTCAGGTCTACCCACATGATCGCGGCCAGAACTATTCCTTCGCGCTGGCGGACAGGCTCGTGCGGGAACTGGGAGGGTAATTCATCATCCCTTTCAGGGCGACCACAAGGCGTAGGCGCAACGGCTATGAGCCTTGTAGAAGATGCAGCGTTAATTCATCCCTCTCAGGGAGACTGTGCGAGCGCGCCCCCGCTAAGGCCTGCAAGGTAGTGCGTCCCCTGCTTGTCGCCTTTCAGAAAGGCCACTCGTCAAAATGTGAGAGGCCGTCTGCCCGCCGTCTTTCCCCACTCGCACCGCTCTCCAACCTGCCAACTCAATGCGAGAGCGGCAGGTTGAGGTTGGGATACAACCGGGACGGATTGGGCCGCGCCGGCGGCTGCACCCGATCCTGGAGCGGTAAGGTATAGGCATACAGCTTGCCGTCCTCGGAAGCGTCATACAGCATCCCATTGGCCACCGCCGGTGAGGAGAATATCTCATAGGTGGTCGGGGCAGTCCAATCGAGCAGCATGCTGGAGACGTTGGAGGGGTTGAGGACGTTCTCGTAAGGATTGGTGCCGCTGTGCTGGAGGTTGTAGCCGAACTCGTCCCAGTTGGTCTGCACCAGGAACGAGGCCTGGGCCGTGAGTCCCGTGTAGCGCTGCACCGCGCTCACCGTGTGCGTGCCGGGTACGGCATCAGCCGGCACGGTGATGGTGATGGAGAACGCCCCCTGGCCGTCGGTCCCCGCTAGCGCTTCGTCAGAGGTGTCGAAGTAGACATCGACCGCCTTATTCTTGCTGAAGCCACTACCGGTCACGGTGATCGAACTGGTCGGCGGCCCGGCGGTCGGCGAAAGCGTGATCGAGGCCGAGGTCTTGAGCACGATGAACTTGCCAGGACTCTTGACGGTCTTCGTTGGGGTGTAAACGGCGATCACGCCGCTGGTGGCCCCAACGGGCACCATGGCCGTGATCTGGGTGTCCGAATTGACGACGAAACTGGCCACAACGCCGTGAAAGGTAACGCTGGTCGTGCCGGTCAAGCCACAACCGGTCAGCACGACGCTGGTTCCGGGCGCTCCACTGGTGGGGCTGAAGCTGGTAATCGAAGGGCAACTTGCCGCACGGTCGCTTTGAAAGCTGCTGGCGAGCGCGCTGGGAGCAGAGGCGAGCAGCAGCATGAGCAAGCACGCACTCAGCAGGACAACAGCACGCAGGCGGAGGTGATGCATACGATTTTCCTTTCTCATTTGTAGGTGAATCCTTGGTCTGATGTAATCGAGCCGTTTTAGACAGACAAACGCGAGCGAAGAGAGGCTGCTTGTCTTGTTGAGACAACTATACCCGGCACCTGGGTGGGTTATGACCCATCAAAGGATGGGAAAAGAGGGTGGGATTGTGGGTAGTCGCGAAGCCATACCAGCGTCAGTTCTGGATCAGCCGATCCCATCCCTCTAAGCATGCTGATCCCTAAAAAATTCCTATTGTCAAATCTTGCTTGCGTATGCTATACTAGGGATGAAACAGGGGAGGTGTCGCGGATGCGCTTA
This genomic window contains:
- the gcvPB gene encoding aminomethyl-transferring glycine dehydrogenase subunit GcvPB encodes the protein MSVEKLIFEKGAPGRRAATMTTMDVPAESLESMIPAGMIREEPAPLPEVSEIEIVRHYTHLSQRNFGVDTGFYPLGSCTMKYNPKINEDMAALPGFAHIHPLQPDSTVQGAIQLVYELEQYLAEISGMTRVTLQPSAGAHGELTGLMLIKAFHESNGQGHRNLVLIPDNAHGTNPASATLADYKAVEVKTDPRTGGIEMEHLKALLDANAANIAAIMMTNPNTLGLFDSKIVEIATLVHEVGGQLYYDGANANAVLGITRPGDMGFDVVHFNLHKTCSTPHGGGGPGAGPIGVKEHLVPFLPGPLPAKGENGYYWEDAGPQSIGKVRANKGNFGVLVRAYTYIRTYGPDGLLHVSQSAILNANYLKQQLAADYEIAFPQICQHEFVATARRQKEESGVTALDVAKRILDFGMYAPTVYFPLIVHEALMIEPTETETRETLDYFVSVMHQIAEEARTNPEIVKTAPHTTPVGRLDQALAARKPNLRWTPGQEVTH
- a CDS encoding divalent metal cation transporter, which codes for MPEEEYQDRTRAQEIDVNEIKPGMEVIDTKNLLGQSDLTKPRVEKVIHHRTGPIKSLLVRKGLIFKKKVELPADLIEIEKVEEKLEQGREPGEVVIEMTPQAEEVLAEQGLDIPANEPEPSQPAETGTGAVEEPEKITVRPRFLQMLRAIGPGFLMGMSGNDATAITTYAIDGATTGFGHLWLMVLTTPMYQAVEYTCAKIGRVTKMGLDDVLRTHYSHWAAIFAAVVLIIANVALIAGNLVAIGSGLQLITGVNWAWFVIPVAVILWYITVFSNFNMIKKIFIVMSAAFMTYIITAFISGADWRAALINSFVPHLSFDFNGISAALALLGATISPYSMYWQTSSEAEEKRTGTITQQLRSATTDVASGTIGGNLVSYFVIITTASTLFVHRQSIQTAADAANALGPLVGPFARYLFAIGLIGSGLIAIPVIAASTADAVADTFGWPAGLTDQPWQAEGFYLVLSFSLLASLVLALLRIDPIKLIFYANILVAVLAPILVIYLMIIANTRKIMGMHRVGWLTNFFLGLTALVLIAGSLLFFIALFSGQGGS
- a CDS encoding IPT/TIG domain-containing protein, which encodes MHHLRLRAVVLLSACLLMLLLASAPSALASSFQSDRAASCPSITSFSPTSGAPGTSVVLTGCGLTGTTSVTFHGVVASFVVNSDTQITAMVPVGATSGVIAVYTPTKTVKSPGKFIVLKTSASITLSPTAGPPTSSITVTGSGFSKNKAVDVYFDTSDEALAGTDGQGAFSITITVPADAVPGTHTVSAVQRYTGLTAQASFLVQTNWDEFGYNLQHSGTNPYENVLNPSNVSSMLLDWTAPTTYEIFSSPAVANGMLYDASEDGKLYAYTLPLQDRVQPPARPNPSRLYPNLNLPLSH
- a CDS encoding protease inhibitor I42 family protein translates to MQQCNESSNGQELDLQTGQKFEVRLPENPTSGFRWKLVSSGEPACEALEDVYEPPDPGIHGQEGMHYWRFEAVQAGYGQIELAYRRSWEPAENAARRFTLEIRVKE
- a CDS encoding TIGR04255 family protein; the encoded protein is MGKKYKNPPLIEALCEFYFAPVAEDFDSLVNLFYEKIQANFPKKYRLQLQASQINVDNAGTPQIIEQLLPLVRFESATEQSLVQIGQNLLTINQLRPYTSWEEFSSLIEMSFNAYQEVAKPKAIHRIALRYINRIEFASNRIRLEDYFEFRPFTGQKILQDLSAFTLNIQLPREEARDILSIQLASIDSGSPNSVAMMLDLTYTWTKLEDTKVDSFIEWLATAHNHIENAFEACISDQLRNLFEEVKKC
- a CDS encoding NAD(P)/FAD-dependent oxidoreductase, yielding MEYAILGGGALGLGAAYRLTQAGHSVMVFEQEPIAGGLAAGFRVGDTWLEKFYHHLFRTDTTIIKLIQELGLGDRLEWSHPRTVCLIDGKFQQLDSPMTLLKFSPLRIDERVRVAAVAAFLKLSGSGIFEGKTAEPWLARWMGKRPYEMVFQPLFQAKFGAMHDQVALPWFWARFHDRTTYLGYLRGGFQLLYERLVERIGEAGGKVLLGTRVEKAAPRDDGRWEITTGKGSWTVDRVISTLPTRLTCRLIPALPDDYRQRYDWGQAYGAQCLILALTHQLTDSYWINPCDPGSPFTSLVEHTNYRPPSEYGGRHLIYLGNYRPMDDPLFSMSKEQIIDEFLPYLKRLNPACSNEWVSESWLFQAPFAQPIVTTDYREHIPPLRTPLQGLWVANMFQVYPHDRGQNYSFALADRLVRELGG
- a CDS encoding C1 family peptidase, which translates into the protein MPYQIKHYGWIPDLPDRRDLLYAAPFEVGQPLPPGVDLRPYCPPIYDQGQLGSCTANAIAAALEFDQIKENENPIFVPSRLFIYYNERVIEGTVNSDSGAQIRDGMKSVGNLGACSEDCWPYDITRFEEKPPDTCYQQALQHRAIVYKRVVQDIDQMKGCLASGLPFVFGFTVYQSFESPAVAQTGHAPMPGPDETVLGGHAVMAVGYDDANSWFIVRNSWGTSWGMAGYFTLPYDYVTNSNLASDFWVVNLVQ